A region of Flavobacterium indicum GPTSA100-9 = DSM 17447 DNA encodes the following proteins:
- the bamA gene encoding outer membrane protein assembly factor BamA: protein MFKRRLVFLFAFVLLGGMFQLHAQETQLEKGKEYILAGIEVTGKVSYNEQTVITFTGLQVGSTIRIPGDEISNAVKKLWKLGLFNDVNFYVKKIEGESIFLELNLYELPKLNEVKFKGLRKGKTEDILKATELKKGKVVNENLITNTKNYIENKFKKDGYFNTKVTINTLADSTDTEVDMVIFVDRGSKVKIRKINFTGNNELTVKKLKRSFKNTKEKKIYRIFKSSKFIKDKYNEDLNSLVEKYKENGFRDARVVSENVNYDPKKNKIDINVNVEEGKKYYFGDIRFLGNTVYNDQVLNSILRIKKGEVYNGVLLQKRIADNSSPDSEDITNLYQNNGYLFSNINPVEIKTENDTIDFEIRITEGPIAYFNNVTVKGNDKTNDKVIYRELKTRPGEKWNKELVIRTIRELGQLGFFDAEAIRPEPKNADPAAGTVDLEWSVVEKGSSQVELQGGYGAGGFIGTLGLSFNNFSLKNIFKKEAYKPLPMGDGQKMALRLQGSSYFQVYSLSFTEPWLGGKKPISFFTSLSHSKQFLYNYSSRRTTRDQSFNISSITIGYAKRLTVPDDYFSLSNSVSFQYYDLNNYNTGLFTFGDGAARNLSFTTSLTRDNRGLNPIFPTYGSNISLSAKFSLPYSLWNGVDYGRLAEKEEYKLKNTGNPYTNSNGEYVYTGAYITSTGSPTSDYTQATADQAKVDQEKFKWLEFYKIKFSTDSYMKLLKIGKQPLVMRTRAEFGFLGAYNKDRGVIPFERFFVGGDGLANYSLDGREIIQLRGYPNNSLSSSDGGAIYNKFSLELRYPITLKQSASIYALSFLEAGSAYNNFKTFDPFKIQRSAGLGLRVFMPAFGLLGIDFAHGFDPIPGDTVKSGWQTHFIIGQQF, encoded by the coding sequence ATGTTTAAAAGAAGATTAGTATTTTTATTTGCCTTTGTATTATTAGGTGGAATGTTTCAGTTACACGCTCAAGAAACACAATTAGAAAAAGGAAAAGAATACATATTAGCCGGTATTGAAGTTACTGGAAAAGTTTCTTATAACGAGCAAACTGTAATTACATTTACAGGATTACAAGTTGGAAGTACAATTAGAATTCCGGGAGACGAAATAAGTAATGCTGTTAAAAAATTATGGAAACTTGGCCTTTTTAACGATGTTAATTTCTATGTAAAAAAAATAGAAGGAGAAAGTATTTTCCTTGAATTGAATTTATATGAATTACCTAAATTAAACGAAGTTAAGTTTAAAGGATTAAGAAAAGGAAAAACTGAAGATATTTTAAAAGCAACTGAGTTAAAAAAAGGTAAAGTAGTTAATGAAAATTTAATTACCAACACCAAGAATTACATTGAAAACAAATTCAAAAAGGACGGCTATTTCAATACAAAAGTAACTATTAACACGCTAGCAGATTCAACAGACACAGAAGTTGATATGGTTATTTTTGTTGATAGAGGAAGTAAAGTAAAAATTAGAAAAATTAATTTTACTGGTAACAACGAATTAACGGTAAAAAAATTAAAAAGAAGTTTTAAAAATACGAAGGAGAAAAAAATATACAGAATTTTCAAATCTTCTAAATTCATTAAAGACAAATACAATGAAGATTTAAACTCTTTAGTTGAAAAATACAAAGAAAATGGTTTTAGAGACGCAAGAGTTGTTTCCGAAAACGTTAACTATGACCCAAAAAAGAACAAAATTGACATTAATGTTAATGTTGAGGAAGGAAAAAAATACTATTTTGGAGACATTCGATTTTTAGGTAATACTGTATACAATGACCAAGTTTTAAACAGTATTTTAAGAATTAAAAAAGGAGAAGTTTACAACGGTGTTTTACTTCAAAAAAGAATAGCAGACAACTCTAGCCCTGATTCTGAAGATATTACTAATTTATATCAAAATAATGGTTATTTATTTTCAAACATAAATCCAGTAGAAATAAAAACCGAGAATGATACTATTGATTTTGAAATTAGAATCACTGAAGGCCCAATTGCTTATTTTAATAATGTAACGGTAAAAGGAAACGACAAAACTAATGACAAAGTAATCTACAGAGAATTAAAAACTAGACCTGGTGAAAAATGGAATAAAGAATTAGTTATTCGTACTATTCGTGAACTAGGTCAATTAGGATTTTTTGATGCTGAAGCAATTAGACCTGAGCCAAAAAATGCTGATCCAGCAGCTGGAACAGTGGATTTAGAATGGTCAGTTGTAGAAAAAGGGTCTAGCCAAGTTGAATTACAAGGTGGTTATGGCGCTGGTGGATTTATTGGAACTTTAGGTTTATCATTTAACAATTTTTCTTTAAAGAATATTTTCAAAAAAGAAGCTTACAAACCGTTACCTATGGGAGATGGTCAAAAAATGGCTTTACGTTTACAAGGAAGTAGTTATTTCCAAGTGTACAGTTTATCATTTACAGAACCTTGGTTAGGCGGAAAAAAACCTATTAGTTTCTTTACCTCTTTATCACATAGTAAACAGTTCTTATACAATTATTCATCTAGAAGAACTACAAGAGACCAAAGCTTTAACATATCTTCAATTACAATTGGATATGCTAAAAGATTAACAGTTCCTGATGATTATTTTTCATTATCAAATTCGGTATCTTTCCAATATTATGATTTAAATAATTATAATACAGGATTATTTACCTTTGGAGATGGAGCTGCTCGAAATTTATCATTTACGACTTCTTTAACTAGAGATAACAGAGGATTAAATCCAATATTCCCAACCTACGGTTCAAACATTTCCTTATCTGCTAAGTTTTCTTTACCCTATTCATTATGGAATGGAGTAGACTACGGAAGACTTGCTGAAAAAGAAGAATACAAATTAAAAAACACAGGAAATCCGTATACAAATTCAAATGGTGAATACGTTTATACAGGAGCTTACATAACTTCTACCGGAAGTCCAACTAGTGATTACACTCAAGCAACTGCTGATCAAGCAAAGGTTGACCAAGAAAAATTCAAATGGTTAGAGTTTTATAAAATTAAATTCTCAACTGATTCATACATGAAATTGTTAAAAATTGGAAAACAACCTTTAGTTATGAGAACTAGAGCTGAATTTGGATTCTTAGGAGCTTATAACAAAGACAGAGGTGTAATTCCTTTTGAACGATTTTTTGTTGGAGGAGATGGTTTAGCAAATTATTCTTTAGATGGAAGAGAAATAATTCAATTGCGCGGATATCCAAATAATTCATTATCTTCGTCTGACGGAGGAGCAATTTATAATAAATTTTCATTAGAATTGAGATACCCAATTACTTTGAAACAATCTGCATCTATATATGCATTATCATTCTTAGAAGCGGGTTCTGCCTATAATAATTTTAAAACTTTTGATCCTTTTAAAATACAACGTTCAGCAGGATTAGGTTTACGAGTATTTATGCCAGCATTTGGTTTGTTAGGTATAGATTTCGCTCATGGATTTGATCCAATTCCAGGAGATACAGTAAAAAGTGGATGGCAAACTCACTTTATTATTGGACAACAATTTTAA
- a CDS encoding isoprenyl transferase — translation MSLENEINKDNLPNHLAIIMDGNGRWAKQQGKLRAFGHENGTKTVRSTVKTCAKLGINYLTLYAFSTENWNRPKLEVEILMKLLVSALKKELKTLQENNIRLQAIGSLNHLPTGVKRELLEVIEKTKNNNRMTLTLALSYGSRDEIINAVKNISEKVKNNIISIDTIDESIINQHLYTQNMPDVDLVIRTSGEHRISNFLLWQIAYAEFYFTEVLWPDFNEEELFKALLSFQKRERRFGKTSEQIK, via the coding sequence ATGAGTTTAGAAAACGAAATAAATAAAGATAATTTACCTAACCATCTTGCAATAATAATGGATGGAAATGGCAGGTGGGCTAAACAACAAGGCAAACTTAGAGCTTTTGGTCATGAAAACGGAACCAAAACTGTAAGGAGCACCGTTAAGACTTGCGCCAAATTAGGCATTAATTACCTCACACTTTATGCATTTTCAACAGAAAATTGGAATAGACCAAAATTGGAAGTAGAAATTCTAATGAAATTATTGGTTAGTGCACTAAAGAAAGAGTTAAAGACACTTCAAGAAAATAACATTCGTTTACAGGCAATTGGCAGTCTTAATCATTTACCTACTGGTGTAAAAAGAGAATTATTAGAAGTGATTGAGAAAACCAAAAACAATAACAGAATGACTTTAACGCTCGCATTAAGCTACGGCTCTAGAGATGAAATCATAAATGCTGTTAAAAACATATCTGAAAAAGTTAAAAATAATATAATTTCAATTGACACTATTGACGAATCAATTATTAATCAGCATCTTTACACGCAGAATATGCCTGATGTTGACTTAGTTATTAGAACTAGTGGCGAACACAGAATTAGTAATTTCTTACTTTGGCAAATCGCTTATGCTGAATTTTATTTCACTGAAGTACTTTGGCCCGATTTCAACGAAGAAGAATTATTCAAAGCTCTATTAAGCTTTCAAAAAAGAGAAAGAAGATTTGGTAAAACCAGCGAACAAATTAAATAA
- the porG gene encoding type IX secretion system protein PorG: MKKFLFYTIALFLSFNSQAQIHEIGIFAGGINYIGDVGPTNYIAPNNIAFGALYKWNRSKRHSYRFSYTQGKVESNDLDSDAPNRNLRGFKIKNNVKEFSVGLEFNFLDFDLHQSDFAFSPYVYSGLSTFIYNETFVINKESKIDYQHYSFAIPMTVGIKTKIAQQLVLGMEVGARYTFTDNLDGSNPKNKNFETLKFGNLNSNDWYVFSGITLTYTFGKNPCFCAD; encoded by the coding sequence ATGAAGAAGTTTTTATTTTATACAATTGCTCTGTTTTTGAGTTTTAATTCACAAGCTCAAATTCATGAAATAGGCATTTTTGCTGGGGGAATTAATTACATTGGAGATGTTGGTCCAACAAATTATATTGCACCAAACAATATTGCCTTTGGCGCGTTGTATAAATGGAACAGAAGCAAAAGACATTCCTACAGATTTTCATATACACAAGGAAAAGTAGAATCGAATGATCTTGACAGCGATGCTCCAAATAGAAATTTAAGAGGATTTAAAATAAAAAATAATGTAAAAGAATTTTCTGTAGGTTTAGAATTTAATTTTTTAGATTTTGATTTACATCAATCAGATTTTGCTTTTTCTCCCTATGTTTACTCAGGTTTATCGACATTTATATACAATGAAACCTTTGTAATTAATAAAGAAAGTAAAATTGATTATCAACATTATTCTTTTGCCATTCCAATGACCGTTGGTATAAAAACTAAAATTGCACAACAATTAGTTTTGGGTATGGAAGTTGGTGCTAGGTATACTTTTACAGATAATTTAGACGGAAGTAATCCTAAAAATAAAAATTTTGAAACATTAAAATTTGGGAATTTAAACAGTAATGATTGGTATGTGTTTAGCGGAATTACACTTACCTATACATTTGGTAAAAACCCATGTTTTTGTGCAGATTAA